A region of Argentina anserina chromosome 5, drPotAnse1.1, whole genome shotgun sequence DNA encodes the following proteins:
- the LOC126795446 gene encoding LOW QUALITY PROTEIN: copper chaperone for superoxide dismutase, chloroplastic/cytosolic (The sequence of the model RefSeq protein was modified relative to this genomic sequence to represent the inferred CDS: deleted 1 base in 1 codon), producing MAFLRSVATSGGTTLQPYQFGFLIPPLVATTTAIAASLLPAAISLSSSSSSQNLSFLFSSSPISNPMFLSTSLTNSPSALRMDEPTSEQKPSFQGDAVLPELMTEYMVDMNCEGCVKAVKNKIQVVGVRLLSYWIILEKLRVSDLIGRSVAVYGTAEESDSGVAAAVIARSAGVGENYKKLCTFDGTTIRESSDNDFVMSKV from the exons ATGGCATTTCTGAGATCAGTTGCCACCAGTGGCGGAACTACGTTGCAG CCGTACCAATTCGGATTCCTGATTCCGCCCCTGGTTGCCACCACAACTGCCATCGCTGCCTCTCTTTTACCAGCCGCCATTTCCCTCTCCTCATCCTCTTCTTCCCAAAACTTGtcctttctcttttcttcatctccaaTCTCAAATCCTATGTTCCTCTCTACAAGCCTCACCAATTCTCCCTCAGCTCTACGCATGGACGAACCCACATCCGAACAGAAGCCCTCCTTCCAG GGTGATGCTGTATTGCCTGAGCTAATG ACAGAGTACATGGTAGATATGAATTGTGAGGGATGTGTTAAGGCTGTCAAGAATAAGATACAAGTTGTTG GGGTGAGACTTTTGAGCTACTGGATTATACTAGAGAAGCTTAGAGTTTCTGATCTTATTGGGCGATCAGTAGCAGTATATGGAACTGCTGAAGAGTCAGATTCTGGTGTCGCAGCTGCTGTAATTGCAAGAAGTGCTGGAGTAGGTGAGAATTACAAGAAGCTTTGCACTTTTGATGGGACCACAATAAGGGAATCAAGTGACAATGACTTCGTCATGAGCAAGGTCTAA